The DNA region GAACACGCGAATGAGAATCCTCTTTGCGACCTCGCACCCTCACATTCCCCAAATCGCCGGCGGGGCCCAGTCGACCACCCATGAGCTTGTCCTCGAGCTGCGCTCACGCGGCCATGTCGCCGGCGTGCATTCCGGGCTGATCGGGAAGGGCTGGTTGGGGTTTCGCAACCGGACGATCATGAAGGCGACCGGCCGCAAAGCCGTCGAGGATGGCAGCTTGGGTTACCCGATCTATCGGTCCTGGTTTGCGTGGCAGGCGGCAGCCGAGGTGAGTGCCGCTTTTCGCCCGCAGGTCGTCGTTCTGCAATCGGGCCATCCGGTGAGGATGGCCAAGGCATTCCAGGATGCCGGTGTTGTGGTGGTCCCTTATTTTCACAACGTCGAATTCGACACCGACCTCGGCGGCGATCCGCGCGAATTGTCCGCGCGCTGCTGCATCGCCAACTCGCAATTCACCGCGGCCAAATACAAGGAGGCGTTCGGTCTCGATCCCGTCGTCATCTACCCCTTGATCAAATCGGAGGATTATCGAACGGACACGGATGGCAGCTCGGTCGTGTTCATCAATCCTCACCCGGACAAGGGAGTCGATATGGCGATCGAGCTCGCGCGCCGCTGTCCTGAGATCCCTTTTGCTTTTGTCGAGGCCTGGACATTGGAGGCGCGGGCTCGAGCCGAGCTGAAGGACACCCTGAGGCATTTGCCGAATGTGAAGCTTGTTCCCCGGACCCGCGACATGCGGAGCATCTACCGCAGGGCCCGGATCGTCCTTGCCCCGAGCCAATATCAAGAGACATTCGGGCGAGTTGCCGCGGAAGCCCATATCAGTGGGATCCCGGTCTTGGCGAGCCGGCGTGGCGGATTGCCCGAGGCCGTCGGGCCAGGCGGCGTGATTCTCGATGTCGACGAGCCGTTAGATACGTGGGTTGCCGCGCTCGAGCGGCTATGGACGGATGAACCCTATCATCGGCAGCTCTCGCAGGCTGCCCTCGACTATGCTCGGCGGCCCGAGCTCGATCGCGATCGGCAGCTCGCTCGTCTTCTCGGCGTATTGCAGGCCGCGACCGATCCACTGGCCGCATTGGTCGAATAGCAGCTGCGATATCAGGCGGCGGGGGATGCACCGCGTTCGGATCTCGAGATCGCACATCGCGCTCTCAGGACACAGCGGCGGTGCGGCGAAAGCCGCGTGCCCGCGTCACATTCCTGATGAAAGCCGTGAACGGCCGCTCCACCCATAAGAAGCATAGCGTGCCGATCAGCAACCCGCCGGCGATCGTCAAGAGATAGATCCAAGGCCCGGGGGAAAAGCCCAGCTTCTCGACAATGAGGGCGATCAGCGTCATCGACAGCGTGTGGGTCAAATAGATCGAGTACGAGCCATTTCCCAGCAAGTGCATGACGGCAGATCTCGGCAGCTGGCCGCCGCGCTCGATCGTGACTGTCCCGCTCACGATCAGAAAGGCCGGAACTCCCCAGAGAACGACCCGGAAGCTACCCTCCGCCGGCGCCCCCGCAAGTTCAACGAACAACAGCGCAACAGCGCCAACGCACAGTGAAACCCATCCGAGCGCTGCCGATGGCCAACGGTCTTTGGTCCATGCATGTGCCAGCCAAATGCCGGCGAGAAACTCGAGAAGCAGCGGTGAGGTGTAGGTATGCAAAAGGAAATCGGAGGGCTTCACAAACAGGCCGACGGTGACGCAGGCTGCAAGCGCCGCCGTGATCGACCATAGCTGACGGGTGGCGCTCGAAAGCAGAACGAGCCCGAACAGAGTGTAAAAGAACATCTCGTAGTTCAATGTCCACCCTTGGGCCAGCAAAGGCAGCGCCTGTCCTGTTTCAGGCACGTAATGCGGCACGAACAATAGCGACTGGATCATATGCCAGGGCAGGGGATGGTCCAGCGGAAACAAGTTCGGGCGCAGCGCTGCCGCGATTGCCAAGACGGCCGTAGCGAACCAGTACATCGGCACGATCCTGACCAGCCTGTCCTTGAGGAAAGTGGCGGCATTGGCTTCGTCCTTGCGCGTCACCAGCCACATGATGAAGCCGCTGATGACGAAGAACATATCGACCCCGGCAGCTCCGGCATGAAACGGGAGGTCATATCGCGCCGCCGCGTGGTGGACCACGACGGCGCTCGCCGCAAGGCCGCGCAGATATTGGATCGAGGCGATTATGCGCATCTACGCCCTCAGCCGCCCGGCACGCGAGAACCCGGTTTCGGTTCCCATGGTGCAGAGCGCAGAGAGTAGTGCTAGAGTTAAGCTATGGCCAGGGCGATTTCACATAGGCTTAACATTGCGGCGGCGAGGGGCAACGGATGATCGACGTGCTGCTGCCGGTATTCAACGCCGCCTCCACCGTGGCCGAGGCGATCGAGAGCGTTCGGCGCCAGACGGTTGCGGAGCAGCGCATCATCGTGATCGACGACGGGTCCACGGACCACACGCCGGAGATTCTGGCGGGCTTGGCGCGCCAAGACAGTCGGATCACCGTGCTG from Rhizobiales bacterium GAS188 includes:
- a CDS encoding Glycosyltransferase involved in cell wall bisynthesis, producing MRILFATSHPHIPQIAGGAQSTTHELVLELRSRGHVAGVHSGLIGKGWLGFRNRTIMKATGRKAVEDGSLGYPIYRSWFAWQAAAEVSAAFRPQVVVLQSGHPVRMAKAFQDAGVVVVPYFHNVEFDTDLGGDPRELSARCCIANSQFTAAKYKEAFGLDPVVIYPLIKSEDYRTDTDGSSVVFINPHPDKGVDMAIELARRCPEIPFAFVEAWTLEARARAELKDTLRHLPNVKLVPRTRDMRSIYRRARIVLAPSQYQETFGRVAAEAHISGIPVLASRRGGLPEAVGPGGVILDVDEPLDTWVAALERLWTDEPYHRQLSQAALDYARRPELDRDRQLARLLGVLQAATDPLAALVE
- a CDS encoding exopolysaccharide production protein ExoZ, whose protein sequence is MRIIASIQYLRGLAASAVVVHHAAARYDLPFHAGAAGVDMFFVISGFIMWLVTRKDEANAATFLKDRLVRIVPMYWFATAVLAIAAALRPNLFPLDHPLPWHMIQSLLFVPHYVPETGQALPLLAQGWTLNYEMFFYTLFGLVLLSSATRQLWSITAALAACVTVGLFVKPSDFLLHTYTSPLLLEFLAGIWLAHAWTKDRWPSAALGWVSLCVGAVALLFVELAGAPAEGSFRVVLWGVPAFLIVSGTVTIERGGQLPRSAVMHLLGNGSYSIYLTHTLSMTLIALIVEKLGFSPGPWIYLLTIAGGLLIGTLCFLWVERPFTAFIRNVTRARGFRRTAAVS